The following are from one region of the Klebsiella aerogenes genome:
- the rsxD gene encoding electron transport complex subunit RsxD: protein MVFRIASSPYTHNQRQTSRIMLLVLLAAIPGIIVQSWFFGWGTVLQIVLAAVTAWGTEAAILKLRKQNIAATLTDNSALLTGLLLAVSIPPLAPWWMVVLGTAFAVVIAKQLYGGLGHNPFNPAMIGYVVLLISFPVQMTSWLPPHEIAAQVPGLSDALQVIFTGHTASGSNMDNLRMGIDGISQATPLDTFKTSLHAGHSVKEILQYPIYGGELASVGWQWVNLAWLVGGLFLLWQKTIRWHIPVSFLASLAVCATLGWIFSPQSLASPQIHLLSGATMLGAFFILTDPVTASTTNRGRLIFGALAGLLVWLIRSFGGYPDGVAFAVLLANITVPLIDYYTRPRVYGHR from the coding sequence ATGGTTTTCAGAATCGCAAGCTCCCCCTATACCCATAACCAGCGTCAGACCTCGCGGATTATGCTGTTGGTCTTGCTGGCCGCTATTCCCGGCATCATCGTTCAGAGCTGGTTTTTCGGCTGGGGTACCGTACTGCAAATTGTCCTGGCGGCCGTAACCGCCTGGGGAACGGAAGCCGCCATTCTTAAGTTGCGCAAACAGAACATTGCCGCCACGCTTACCGATAATTCCGCCCTGCTGACCGGACTGTTGCTGGCCGTCAGTATTCCACCGTTGGCGCCATGGTGGATGGTGGTGCTCGGCACCGCCTTTGCCGTGGTGATTGCCAAGCAACTGTACGGCGGATTGGGGCATAACCCATTCAACCCCGCAATGATAGGCTACGTCGTCCTGCTGATTTCCTTCCCGGTGCAGATGACCTCCTGGCTGCCGCCGCATGAAATCGCCGCGCAGGTGCCCGGTCTTAGCGACGCGTTACAGGTTATTTTTACCGGCCACACCGCCAGCGGCAGCAATATGGACAACCTGCGTATGGGGATTGACGGTATCAGTCAGGCAACACCGCTGGATACCTTTAAAACCTCGCTACACGCCGGGCACAGCGTGAAAGAAATCCTGCAATATCCCATCTATGGCGGCGAACTGGCCAGTGTCGGCTGGCAGTGGGTCAACCTCGCCTGGTTGGTTGGCGGTTTGTTCCTGCTGTGGCAAAAAACCATCCGCTGGCATATTCCGGTAAGCTTCCTCGCAAGCCTCGCCGTGTGCGCCACCCTCGGGTGGATCTTCTCGCCGCAGAGCCTGGCCTCGCCGCAAATACATCTGCTTTCCGGCGCCACCATGCTCGGCGCATTCTTTATTCTTACCGATCCGGTCACCGCTTCCACCACCAATCGCGGACGCCTGATTTTCGGCGCTCTGGCCGGTTTACTGGTGTGGTTAATCCGCAGTTTTGGCGGATACCCGGACGGCGTCGCTTTTGCCGTACTGCTGGCGAATATTACCGTTCCATTAATTGATTACTACACGCGCCCACGCGTGTACGGCCACCGTTGA
- the rsxC gene encoding electron transport complex subunit RsxC: protein MFKLFSAFRKDKVWDFNGGIHPPEMKTQSNGTPLRQVPLPQRFVIPLKQHIGAEGELCVKPGDQVLRGQPLTRGWGRMLPVHAPTSGTVTAIAPHSTAHPSALAELSVIIDADGEDRWIERDGWSDYQNKSPEALIERIHQFGVAGLGGAGFPTGTKLRGGGDNIDTLIINAAECEPYITADDRLMQDCAAQVVEGIRILAHILQPRQVLIGIEDNKPQAISMLRAVLSDAYGIALRVIPTKYPSGGAKQLTQILTGKQVPHGGRSSDIGVLMQNVGTAFAVKRAVVDGEPLTERVVTLTGEAISRPGNVWARLGTPVRHLLSDAGFCASSEPMVIMGGPLMGFTLPWLDVPVVKITNCLLAPSATEIGEPEEEKGCIRCSACADACPADLLPQQLYWFSKGQQHDKATTHNLADCIECGACAWVCPSNIPLVQYFRQEKAEIAAIHQEEQRAAEAKARFEARQARLERDKAARQEKHKKAAVQPAAKDQDAIAAALARVRDKQRDAAQPIVIQSGTKPDNSEAIAAREARKAEARARKAEQQAVGGVDASVTASAPVDPRKAAVEAAIARAKARKAAQQTESAAPPVEVDAAVTESAPVDPRKAAVEAAIARAKARKAAQQTESAAPPVEVDATVTESAPVDPRKAAVEAAIARAKARKATQQTENAAPPVEVDAAVTESAPVEVDAAVTESAPVDPRKAAVEAAIARAKARKAAQQTEQQQIAPTAVNDDPRKAAVAAAVARIQARKATQQAVNEE from the coding sequence ATGTTTAAGCTATTTTCCGCTTTCCGAAAAGATAAGGTCTGGGACTTCAACGGTGGTATTCATCCGCCGGAAATGAAAACCCAGTCCAACGGTACGCCGCTGCGCCAGGTTCCTCTGCCGCAGCGTTTTGTCATTCCGCTCAAGCAGCATATCGGCGCGGAAGGCGAACTGTGCGTGAAACCGGGCGACCAGGTACTGCGCGGCCAACCGCTGACTCGCGGTTGGGGAAGAATGCTGCCGGTCCATGCCCCTACATCCGGCACAGTGACTGCCATCGCTCCCCACTCCACCGCCCATCCTTCCGCGCTGGCGGAATTGAGCGTGATTATCGACGCCGATGGCGAAGATCGGTGGATAGAGCGCGACGGCTGGAGCGACTACCAGAATAAATCACCGGAAGCGCTCATCGAGCGTATTCACCAGTTTGGTGTTGCCGGGCTCGGCGGCGCAGGCTTCCCGACCGGCACTAAATTGCGCGGCGGCGGAGATAACATCGACACTCTGATTATTAATGCCGCAGAGTGCGAGCCTTATATCACTGCCGACGATCGTCTGATGCAGGATTGCGCGGCGCAGGTCGTTGAAGGGATCCGTATTCTGGCGCACATCCTGCAGCCCCGGCAGGTGTTGATTGGTATCGAGGATAATAAACCGCAGGCGATTTCCATGCTCCGCGCGGTGTTATCCGATGCTTACGGCATCGCTCTGCGCGTGATCCCGACGAAATATCCCTCCGGCGGCGCAAAGCAGCTGACGCAAATTCTTACCGGCAAGCAGGTACCGCACGGCGGCCGCTCCTCCGATATTGGCGTCCTGATGCAAAACGTCGGTACCGCTTTCGCCGTTAAACGCGCGGTTGTCGACGGCGAACCGTTAACCGAGCGCGTAGTCACCTTAACCGGCGAGGCCATTTCCCGCCCCGGAAACGTCTGGGCGCGCCTTGGCACGCCGGTGCGCCATCTGCTGAGCGACGCGGGTTTCTGCGCCAGTTCCGAGCCGATGGTGATCATGGGCGGCCCGTTGATGGGCTTCACGCTGCCATGGCTCGACGTCCCGGTGGTAAAAATCACCAACTGTCTGCTGGCGCCGTCGGCCACCGAAATAGGCGAGCCGGAGGAAGAGAAAGGCTGTATCCGCTGTAGCGCCTGTGCCGATGCCTGCCCCGCGGATTTATTGCCGCAGCAGCTGTATTGGTTCAGTAAAGGTCAGCAGCATGATAAAGCAACCACCCATAACTTAGCCGACTGCATCGAGTGTGGCGCCTGCGCGTGGGTCTGCCCAAGCAACATTCCGCTGGTGCAGTATTTCCGTCAGGAAAAGGCCGAAATTGCCGCTATCCATCAGGAAGAACAGCGCGCCGCCGAGGCAAAGGCCCGCTTTGAAGCGCGCCAGGCGCGTCTGGAACGCGACAAGGCCGCACGCCAGGAAAAACATAAAAAAGCGGCCGTGCAACCGGCAGCGAAAGATCAGGATGCGATTGCCGCCGCTCTGGCCCGCGTCCGTGATAAACAGCGCGATGCGGCGCAGCCAATTGTGATTCAGTCCGGTACTAAACCGGATAATAGTGAAGCGATCGCCGCTCGCGAAGCACGCAAAGCCGAAGCGCGGGCGCGCAAAGCCGAACAGCAAGCGGTCGGTGGGGTTGACGCCAGCGTAACGGCATCGGCGCCGGTCGATCCGCGTAAAGCCGCGGTGGAAGCCGCTATCGCCCGTGCCAAAGCGCGCAAAGCGGCTCAGCAGACTGAAAGTGCCGCGCCGCCGGTTGAAGTTGACGCCGCCGTAACAGAATCAGCACCGGTCGATCCGCGTAAAGCCGCCGTTGAGGCCGCCATCGCCCGCGCCAAAGCGCGCAAAGCAGCTCAGCAGACTGAAAGTGCCGCGCCGCCGGTTGAGGTTGACGCCACCGTAACAGAATCGGCGCCGGTCGATCCGCGTAAAGCCGCCGTCGAGGCCGCGATTGCCCGTGCTAAGGCACGCAAAGCGACCCAGCAGACTGAAAATGCCGCGCCGCCGGTTGAGGTTGACGCCGCCGTAACGGAATCGGCGCCGGTTGAGGTTGACGCCGCCGTAACAGAATCGGCGCCGGTCGATCCGCGTAAAGCCGCCGTCGAGGCCGCAATTGCCCGCGCTAAGGCACGTAAAGCGGCGCAACAAACCGAACAACAACAAATCGCGCCAACCGCGGTCAATGACGACCCGCGTAAAGCGGCTGTCGCTGCCGCCGTCGCTCGCATTCAGGCGCGTAAAGCAACACAGCAGGCAGTTAACGAGGAATAA
- the rsxB gene encoding electron transport complex subunit RsxB encodes MSAVWIAVIAISLLGLIFGLILGYAARRFAVEDDPVVEKIDELLPQSQCGQCGFPGCRPYAEAVGTQGEKINRCAPGGEAVMLKIAALLNVDPQPIDGDEQEQEPVRMLAVIDEANCIGCTKCIQACPVDAIVGATRAMHTVVSDLCTGCNLCVAPCPTQCIDLRPVAQTTENWKWDLQTIPVRIIPVEQHV; translated from the coding sequence ATGAGCGCTGTCTGGATAGCCGTAATCGCTATCAGCCTGCTCGGGCTGATTTTCGGCTTAATACTGGGATACGCTGCGCGTCGCTTTGCGGTCGAAGACGATCCGGTGGTTGAAAAAATTGATGAACTGCTGCCGCAGAGCCAATGTGGTCAGTGCGGTTTTCCTGGCTGCCGGCCGTATGCGGAAGCCGTGGGCACCCAGGGGGAAAAGATCAACCGCTGTGCTCCCGGCGGCGAAGCGGTCATGTTAAAAATCGCCGCCTTGCTCAACGTCGACCCGCAGCCCATTGACGGCGACGAGCAAGAACAAGAACCGGTACGCATGCTGGCGGTTATTGACGAGGCCAACTGCATCGGTTGCACCAAATGTATTCAGGCCTGCCCGGTAGACGCCATCGTCGGCGCGACTCGTGCCATGCACACGGTGGTAAGCGATCTCTGCACTGGCTGTAATCTCTGCGTGGCGCCCTGCCCGACCCAGTGCATAGACCTGCGTCCGGTCGCTCAGACCACTGAAAACTGGAAATGGGATCTGCAAACCATCCCAGTACGCATTATTCCTGTGGAACAACATGTTTAA
- the rsxA gene encoding electron transport complex subunit RsxA produces MADYLLLFVGTVLVNNFVLVKFLGLCPFMGVSKKLETAMGMGLATTFVMTLASICAWLIDTWILIPLNLVYLRTLAFILVIAVVVQFTEMVVRKTSPALYRLLGIFLPLITTNCAVLGVALLNINLGHNFLQSALYGFAAAVGFSLVMVLFAAIRERLVVADVPAPFRGNAIALVTAGLMSLAFMGFSGLVKL; encoded by the coding sequence ATGGCTGATTATTTACTGCTCTTTGTCGGTACTGTCCTTGTTAATAACTTCGTGCTGGTGAAGTTCCTTGGATTGTGCCCGTTTATGGGGGTTTCCAAAAAGCTGGAAACCGCTATGGGGATGGGACTGGCCACCACTTTCGTGATGACGCTGGCCTCGATTTGCGCCTGGTTGATTGATACCTGGATCCTCATCCCGTTAAATCTTGTTTATCTGCGCACCCTGGCCTTTATTCTGGTCATCGCAGTCGTTGTGCAATTTACCGAAATGGTGGTGCGTAAAACCAGCCCGGCGCTGTATCGCCTGCTGGGGATCTTCCTGCCGCTGATTACCACCAACTGCGCGGTGCTAGGCGTTGCCTTGCTGAACATTAACCTCGGGCATAACTTCCTGCAATCCGCATTGTACGGCTTCGCCGCAGCAGTCGGTTTTTCGCTGGTCATGGTATTATTCGCCGCTATTCGCGAGCGTCTGGTGGTTGCCGATGTTCCCGCGCCGTTTCGCGGCAACGCGATTGCGCTGGTGACCGCTGGTTTAATGTCGCTGGCATTTATGGGCTTTAGTGGGTTGGTGAAGTTGTAA
- a CDS encoding DUF2569 domain-containing protein, which yields MSSQSAERIGGWLLAPLAWLLLALLSTSLSLILYANALMAPQTWALLKAMSLGHLALWLASLLFAVAMWYYTLWLTMAFFKRRAVVPKHYIIWLLISLLLAIKAFAFSPISDLLAMRQLLFPLLAAALFAPYFRRSARVKRTFVNP from the coding sequence ATGTCCTCTCAATCTGCAGAACGTATCGGCGGATGGTTACTGGCGCCGCTGGCCTGGCTACTGCTGGCGCTGCTCAGTACCTCATTATCATTAATACTCTACGCAAATGCGCTGATGGCGCCGCAGACCTGGGCGCTGCTGAAGGCGATGAGCCTCGGCCATCTCGCATTGTGGCTGGCCTCGCTGCTGTTTGCCGTGGCGATGTGGTATTACACCCTGTGGTTAACGATGGCGTTTTTCAAACGACGCGCGGTCGTACCGAAGCACTATATTATCTGGCTGCTTATTTCCCTGCTGCTGGCGATCAAAGCGTTTGCCTTTTCACCGATTTCGGATCTATTAGCTATGCGCCAACTGCTGTTCCCGCTGCTCGCCGCAGCGCTGTTTGCGCCCTATTTTCGACGCTCTGCGCGGGTTAAACGGACCTTCGTCAATCCGTAA
- the ydgT gene encoding transcription modulator YdgT has translation MTVQDYLLKFRKISSLESLEKLFDHLNYSLSDTNEIVNMYRAADHRRAELVSGGKLFDVGQVPKSVWRYVQ, from the coding sequence ATGACCGTTCAGGATTATTTATTAAAATTCCGCAAGATCAGTTCGCTGGAAAGCCTCGAAAAACTTTTTGATCATCTTAACTACTCCCTGTCCGACACCAATGAAATCGTCAATATGTATCGTGCTGCCGACCATCGCCGCGCCGAACTGGTCTCTGGCGGAAAGTTGTTCGATGTCGGCCAGGTACCTAAGTCGGTATGGCGTTACGTGCAATAA
- a CDS encoding GH1 family beta-glucosidase, with amino-acid sequence MSAFPQDFLWGAATAAYQVEGGHDADGKGPSIWDIYSHQPGTTFQGTNGDIAVDHYHRFREDVALMAEMGLQSYRFSISWPRLLPDGRGEINEAGVQFYSDLIDELLAHNIEPMITLYHWDLPQALQDEGGWESRSTAEAFAEYARLCYQRFGSQVKLWATFNETLVFIGHGYINGCHPPAVRDPARAIQACHHVFIAHALAVKAFREMAIVGQIGFVNVLQPHTPLTQSPEDIEASALADAIHTHWLYDPVLKGAYPEALLRQAQALWNVPQFAAGDDALLKESRCDFIGLNYYRRETVSATPQDGPGVGESGVDGLFYFVRNPHSAYTEWGWEIWPQGLTDGIMMIKERYGDIPIYITENGLGAKDPIIDGEIVDDPRIDYLSSHINALEKAIALGADVRGFYPWSFIDLLSWLNGYQKQYGFVYVDHQQNRARKRKKSYYWYQNVIASRGEQR; translated from the coding sequence ATGTCCGCATTTCCGCAAGATTTTCTCTGGGGGGCCGCAACTGCCGCTTACCAGGTCGAAGGCGGGCACGATGCCGATGGCAAAGGCCCTTCTATTTGGGATATCTATTCCCACCAGCCCGGAACGACCTTTCAGGGCACCAACGGCGATATCGCCGTCGATCACTACCATCGCTTTCGTGAGGATGTCGCCCTGATGGCGGAGATGGGGCTGCAAAGCTACCGCTTTTCCATCTCCTGGCCACGACTCCTCCCTGATGGCCGCGGCGAGATTAATGAAGCTGGCGTCCAGTTTTACAGTGATTTGATCGATGAATTGCTGGCGCACAATATCGAACCGATGATCACCCTGTACCACTGGGATCTGCCACAAGCGCTGCAGGATGAAGGCGGTTGGGAGTCGCGTAGCACCGCTGAAGCCTTCGCCGAATACGCCCGCCTCTGTTATCAGCGCTTTGGCTCACAGGTGAAACTATGGGCGACGTTTAACGAAACCCTCGTTTTTATTGGCCACGGTTATATTAATGGCTGCCACCCTCCCGCCGTACGCGACCCTGCGCGCGCCATCCAGGCTTGCCATCATGTGTTTATCGCCCACGCCCTGGCGGTTAAAGCCTTCCGCGAGATGGCCATTGTCGGCCAGATAGGTTTTGTTAACGTCCTGCAGCCCCATACGCCGCTGACCCAGAGCCCTGAGGATATCGAGGCCAGCGCGCTGGCCGACGCTATCCACACCCACTGGTTATACGATCCGGTTCTGAAAGGGGCCTATCCTGAAGCACTTTTACGTCAGGCTCAGGCTCTATGGAACGTGCCGCAATTTGCAGCGGGCGACGACGCGCTGCTCAAGGAAAGCCGCTGTGATTTTATCGGCCTGAATTATTATCGGCGAGAAACCGTCTCCGCTACGCCGCAGGACGGCCCTGGAGTCGGTGAATCCGGCGTTGACGGATTATTTTATTTCGTCCGTAATCCACACAGCGCTTATACCGAGTGGGGTTGGGAAATTTGGCCGCAGGGATTAACCGACGGTATTATGATGATAAAAGAACGCTACGGTGATATTCCAATCTATATCACTGAAAATGGCCTTGGGGCGAAAGATCCGATTATTGACGGCGAAATAGTTGACGACCCGCGAATTGACTATCTGAGTAGCCACATTAATGCCCTCGAAAAGGCAATAGCATTAGGTGCGGATGTTCGCGGTTTTTATCCGTGGTCCTTTATTGACCTACTCAGTTGGCTGAACGGCTACCAGAAACAGTATGGCTTTGTCTACGTCGATCACCAGCAAAACCGGGCCCGTAAACGAAAAAAGAGTTATTATTGGTACCAAAACGTTATTGCCAGCCGAGGCGAACAGCGTTAA
- the blr gene encoding division septum protein Blr has translation MTTVFTRIVELIGWVVFGVSAVLLVVAHQIDDYQAPPPANAVQAK, from the coding sequence ATGACGACTGTTTTTACCCGCATTGTAGAACTTATTGGCTGGGTTGTTTTTGGCGTTTCCGCTGTACTGTTGGTGGTTGCCCACCAAATCGATGATTATCAGGCCCCGCCTCCGGCCAATGCCGTACAAGCGAAGTAA
- a CDS encoding oxidoreductase produces MSDAIRVGLIGYGYASKTFHAPLIGGTPGMALTGVVSSDAEKVLADWPAVQVVSSANALFANPDIDLIVIPTPNDTHFPLARAALEAGKHVVVDKPFTVTLSQARELDAIARSRGRLLSVFHNRRWDSDFLTLKALIAEGQLGEVCYFESHFDRFRPQVRDRWREQGGPGSGIWYDLGPHLLDQAVNLFGLPVSIAVDLAQQRPGAQATDYFHAVLIYPQRRVVLHSTLLAAAETARYIVHGSRGSYVKYGLDPQEERLKSGERLPQEDWGYDMRDGVLTRVEGEERVEENWLTLPGNYPAYYAAIRDALNGDGENPVPASQAIQIMELIELGIESARHRAALCLI; encoded by the coding sequence ATGAGTGATGCGATACGGGTAGGACTCATCGGCTACGGTTATGCGAGCAAAACGTTCCATGCTCCCTTGATCGGCGGTACGCCGGGGATGGCGTTGACGGGAGTCGTCAGCAGCGATGCAGAGAAAGTGCTGGCAGACTGGCCTGCCGTTCAGGTGGTCTCGTCAGCGAATGCGCTTTTCGCGAATCCGGATATTGATCTGATTGTTATTCCCACTCCCAATGATACTCACTTTCCGCTGGCGCGCGCCGCGCTGGAGGCGGGGAAACATGTTGTCGTTGATAAACCTTTTACCGTGACACTGTCACAGGCGCGCGAACTGGATGCGATTGCCAGAAGCCGCGGACGGCTGCTCTCCGTATTCCACAACCGCCGCTGGGATAGCGATTTTCTGACGCTTAAAGCGCTGATTGCCGAAGGGCAATTGGGGGAGGTCTGCTATTTCGAATCGCATTTCGATCGTTTCCGCCCGCAGGTCCGCGACCGCTGGCGTGAACAAGGTGGCCCTGGCAGCGGTATCTGGTACGACTTAGGCCCGCATCTGCTTGACCAGGCGGTCAATCTGTTTGGCTTGCCGGTCAGCATCGCGGTCGATCTGGCGCAGCAGCGTCCGGGGGCACAGGCGACGGATTATTTCCACGCGGTGTTGATTTATCCACAGCGCAGAGTGGTGCTGCACAGCACGTTGCTGGCGGCGGCGGAAACGGCGCGTTATATCGTACACGGTTCGCGGGGCAGCTACGTGAAATATGGTCTCGACCCGCAAGAGGAACGCCTGAAAAGTGGCGAACGCTTGCCGCAGGAGGATTGGGGTTACGATATGCGTGACGGCGTACTGACCCGGGTCGAGGGAGAAGAACGTGTCGAGGAGAATTGGCTGACACTGCCGGGAAATTATCCAGCCTATTATGCGGCGATCCGTGACGCGCTCAACGGCGACGGCGAAAACCCGGTGCCGGCAAGCCAGGCGATTCAGATTATGGAATTGATTGAGCTGGGAATTGAATCGGCACGGCACCGGGCGGCGCTGTGCCTGATATAA
- the add gene encoding adenosine deaminase, protein MIDSTLPLTDIHRHLDGNIRAQTILDLGRQFNITLPANTLETLRPHVQVTSNEPDLVSFLAKLDWGVKVLASLDACRRVAWENVEDAARNGLHYVELRFSPRYMAMTHQLPVAGVVEAVIAGVREGCRDFGVEARLIGIMSRTFGEAACEEELNALLTHRDGITALDLAGDELGFPGALFMDHFRRARDAGWHITVHAGEAAGPESIWQAIRELGAERIGHGVKAVHDPALMDFLAAERIGIESCLTSNIQTSTVPSLAQHPLKTFLNHGVLACINTDDPAVQGVDIIHEYNVAAPAAGLSREQIRQAQINGLELAFLSRQEKDALIQRILQAN, encoded by the coding sequence ATGATTGATTCAACTTTGCCTTTAACTGACATCCACCGCCACCTTGACGGCAACATCCGAGCCCAAACCATTCTCGATCTTGGTCGCCAGTTCAATATTACCCTTCCGGCGAATACTCTTGAAACGCTGCGCCCGCATGTACAGGTGACCAGCAATGAACCGGATCTGGTTAGCTTCCTTGCGAAACTCGACTGGGGGGTGAAGGTGCTCGCCTCTCTGGATGCCTGCCGTCGCGTCGCCTGGGAAAACGTTGAAGATGCCGCGCGCAACGGCCTGCACTACGTTGAGCTGCGCTTTTCTCCGCGCTATATGGCGATGACCCATCAGTTACCGGTCGCGGGCGTCGTGGAAGCGGTGATTGCCGGTGTTCGCGAAGGCTGCCGTGATTTCGGCGTCGAGGCGCGCCTGATTGGCATCATGAGCCGCACCTTTGGCGAAGCCGCCTGCGAAGAAGAGCTCAACGCCCTGCTTACCCATCGCGATGGGATTACTGCGCTGGATCTGGCAGGCGACGAACTGGGCTTCCCGGGCGCGCTGTTTATGGATCACTTCCGCCGCGCGCGTGATGCTGGCTGGCATATCACCGTCCATGCAGGTGAAGCAGCGGGTCCGGAAAGCATCTGGCAAGCGATTCGTGAGCTGGGTGCCGAGCGCATCGGCCACGGTGTGAAAGCGGTACACGATCCGGCGCTCATGGATTTCCTCGCCGCCGAGCGTATCGGTATTGAATCTTGCCTGACGTCGAATATTCAAACCAGTACGGTACCTTCTCTGGCGCAGCACCCGCTGAAAACCTTCCTCAACCACGGCGTACTGGCCTGCATTAATACCGATGACCCGGCGGTTCAGGGCGTGGATATTATCCATGAATACAATGTCGCAGCTCCGGCTGCAGGACTCAGCCGCGAGCAGATCCGCCAGGCACAAATCAACGGTCTGGAGCTGGCGTTCCTGAGCCGTCAGGAAAAAGACGCGCTGATCCAACGCATTTTACAGGCTAACTAA
- a CDS encoding DUF1398 domain-containing protein, with translation MELLDLLRVYFERVRTDADFISFTEELIANNVSYYIYFVATGNVKFVMSSDAFISMKSNRKLLRVNSLASSTQTKEAARRHFSGMTSYDVYCADLAQAGVFKWVVDLNEKSRHYWSKDNKLLHIENMILPV, from the coding sequence ATGGAGCTTCTGGATTTGCTCAGAGTCTATTTTGAGCGAGTACGCACTGATGCGGATTTTATTTCATTTACCGAAGAACTCATTGCAAATAACGTTTCTTATTACATCTATTTCGTTGCCACCGGGAATGTCAAATTCGTGATGTCATCAGATGCATTTATTTCTATGAAAAGTAATAGAAAACTATTACGGGTCAATTCACTGGCCAGTTCAACACAGACGAAAGAAGCGGCCCGCAGGCATTTCAGCGGTATGACATCCTATGATGTCTATTGTGCCGATCTGGCACAAGCGGGTGTATTTAAGTGGGTCGTCGATCTGAATGAAAAATCTCGTCATTATTGGTCAAAAGATAATAAATTATTGCATATAGAAAATATGATACTCCCTGTTTAG
- a CDS encoding MerR family transcriptional regulator: MNIGTLAKRSGLAPSRIRYYERVGILKTVQRKANGYRSYPEETLLVLGLITTAQGAGFSLEEIAALLPSDLNHWDRQTLLATLQQKVADIEKLEQKLRQSKAQLIDVIKEIQQKPDDLDCAANARRVLTQMLDVQAPAIEDKG; this comes from the coding sequence ATGAACATCGGCACCCTGGCCAAACGCAGTGGACTGGCGCCTTCGCGGATCCGCTATTACGAACGCGTCGGGATCCTGAAAACCGTGCAGCGCAAAGCAAACGGCTACCGCAGCTATCCTGAAGAAACGTTACTGGTTCTGGGACTGATTACGACCGCTCAGGGCGCAGGCTTTAGTCTGGAAGAGATAGCGGCCCTGCTGCCATCAGACCTGAACCATTGGGATCGGCAAACGCTGCTGGCTACCCTACAACAAAAGGTGGCCGATATTGAAAAGCTGGAACAGAAACTGAGGCAAAGCAAAGCACAGCTGATCGATGTTATCAAAGAGATACAACAGAAACCGGACGACCTTGACTGCGCCGCCAATGCGCGGCGCGTGTTAACTCAGATGCTTGATGTCCAGGCCCCTGCGATCGAGGACAAGGGATAA